From Vitis vinifera cultivar Pinot Noir 40024 chromosome 14, ASM3070453v1, a single genomic window includes:
- the LOC100250874 gene encoding large ribosomal subunit protein uL15x — protein MTTRFKKNRKKRGHVSAGHGRIGKHRKHPGGRGNAGGMHHHRILFDKYHPGYFGKVGMRYFHKLRNKFYCPIVNIDKLWSMVPQDVKDKASPDNAPLIDVTQFGYFKVLGKGALPSSQPIVVKAKLVSKIAEKKIKEAGGAVVLTA, from the coding sequence ATGACAACCAGGTTCAAGAAGAACAGGAAGAAGAGAGGGCACGTCAGCGCCGGCCATGGCCGGATCGGCAAGCACCGGAAGCACCCCGGTGGTCGCGGAAATGCTGGAGGTATGCATCACCACCGCATCCTTTTCGACAAGTACCACCCTGGCTACTTCGGGAAGGTCGGAATGAGGTACTTCCACAAGCTCCGCAACAAGTTCTACTGCCCCATCGTCAACATTGACAAGCTGTGGTCCATGGTGCCTCAGGATGTGAAGGACAAAGCCTCTCCTGATAACGCCCCTCTCATCGACGTCACTCAGTTCGGCTACTTCAAGGTTCTGGGCAAGGGCGCGTTGCCTTCCTCGCAGCCAATCGTCGTGAAGGCCAAGCTCGTCTCTAAGATAGCCGAGAAGAAGATCAAGGAAGCCGGTGGTGCCGTTGTTCTCACCGCCTAG
- the LOC100245727 gene encoding uncharacterized protein LOC100245727 produces the protein MAESETPKTRPRPLVRLGIFLISHSLLVSVVCCTAGVLALLLLPVLAKNTYISENALMPGSANAMLSSEDISEAHRFMNDLTGLNLKTGETGIESSRLIARYMSDLGADVNYHKFHPQPNQFRPLHFFSNSDSRIIQENICCSSHGVNTVGIIRAPRGDGKEAIVLVTPYNSHKIDLAEALSLAIAYSVFSLLTRVTWLAKDIIWLAADSKYGEYASVSAWLRDYQTPVFGDFEKPYSEICCESNARHGLKESEITERKISDVFRRAGTMAAALVIKVSDGNKQADGTLSIYAEASNGQMPNLDLINIVNNLAVHRQGLQVKVEKLLSLLDSKWLRILGEVFESVGNIARSLNPQWKFGIPAADYMEGAATLASSLYYQALGVPTGSHGAFRDYQVDAITLEISPKVALNNKIRQTEFLQRGGRLIEGVIRSVNNLLEKFHQSFFLYLLTSPSKFVSVGVYMIAFALLVAPLPIVAASLYSDANKWDSSLKKHDPTSSPKSADDEHRNILRSWKWLYAAKQVFIIHSWGVLVSLLPYLICQMPNWMSKVLTWLILGSPIIDADASQSQKREWAILKSVTISAAFIGLCLMSVINFATAEIGALLLVPMCLLAHPLRLDVRAHSLKAFTRAGCNLVLGFIGFPPAAFFVLKGSFEGFESVNISDFWNWIESLWAWNSATYLYIGMVHLPCWALCIWILLHPC, from the exons ATGGCCGAAAGCGAGACCCCTAAAACGAGGCCTCGACCGCTGGTGCGGTTGGGGATCTTCCTCATTTCCCACAGCCTCCTCGTAAG CGTTGTTTGCTGTACAGCGGGGGTTCTGGCTCTCTTACTCTTGCCTGTTCTCGCCAAGAATACCTATATTTCTGAAAATGCCCTCATGCCAG GTTCTGCCAATGCCATGCTCTCTTCTGAAGACATCTCAGAGGCACATAGATTCATGAATGATTTAACTGGTTTGAATTTGAAAACCGGTGAAACAGGCAT AGAAAGTTCAAGACTTATAGCACGGTACATGTCAGACTTGGGTGCTGACGTTAATTATCACAAGTTCCACCCTCAACCGAATCAGTTTCGTCCCCTGCACTTCTTTTCCAACTCTGATTCTAGGATAATTCAAGAGAACATCTGTTGTTCATCACATGGTGTTAATACTGTCGGAATAATAAGAGCTCCCCGTGGTGATGGGAAGGAAGCTATTGTCTTGGTGACACCTTATAATTCTCATAAGATTGATCTGGCTGAGGCTTTATCATTGGCTATTGCGTACTCAGTATTCTCCTTACTTACCCGAGTTACATGGCTGGCCAAGGATATTATATGGCTCGCTGCAGATTCAAAATATGGAGAATATGCTTCAGTATCTGCATGGCTAAGAGATTATCAAACACCTGTATTTGGTGATTTCGAGAAACCATATTCTGAGATTTGTTGTGAAAGCAATGCTCGTCATGGATTGAAAGAGAGTGAAATTACAGAGAGAAAAATATCTGATGTTTTTAGACGTGCTGGGACTATGGCTGCTGCTCTTGTCATTAAGGTTTCAGATGGAAACAAACAGGCTGACGGCACACTCAGTATATATGCTGAAGCTTCTAATGGTCAGATGCCAAACCTAGATCTCATTAATATTGTGAACAATTTAGCAGTACATAGGCAAGGTTTGCAAGTAAAAGTAGAGAAATTGTTGTCTTTACTCGACTCCAAATGGCTAAGGATTTTGGGTGAGGTTTTTGAGTCAGTAGGAAATATAGCTAGGAGCTTAAATCCCCAATGGAAATTTGGTATTCCTGCTGCAGATTATATGGAAGGAGCTGCCACACTTGCAAGTTCTTTGTATTACCAG GCATTGGGTGTTCCCACTGGCTCCCATGGTGCTTTTCGTGATTACCAAGTCGATGCAATTACTTTGGAGATTTCACCTAAAGTTGCTTTGAATAATAAGATCAGGCAAACAGAGTTTCTTCAGCGTGGTGGCCG GTTGATTGAAGGAGTCATACGATCAGTAAACAACCTCCTTGAGAAGTTCCACCAGTCattttttctttaccttttaaCATCTCCCAGCAAGTTCGTTTCAGTAGGAGTCTATATGATTGCTTTTGCGCTCCTTGTTGCACCTCTTCCAATAGTTGCAGCTTCTCTCTATTCTGATGCTAATAAATGGGATTCTAGTCTGAAGAAACATGACCCTACGTCTTCCCCAAAGTCTGCTGATGATGAGCATAGAAACATCCTTCGATCTTGGAAATGGCTTTATGCAGCAAAACAAGTATTCATTATCCATTCTTGGGGTGTTCTTGTGTCGTTACTTCCTTATTTGATATGTCAAATGCCCAACTGGATGAGCAAAGTTCTAACCTGGCTTATTTTGGGTTCGCCAATTATAGATGCTGATGCGTCTCAATCTCAGAAAAGGGAATGGGCTATCTTGAAATCAGTGACAATCTCAGCTGCATTTATTGGTTTGTGCCTTATGTCTGTTATTAACTTCGCCACTGCAGAGATTGGGGCTTTATTGTTGGTACCAATGTGTTTATTAGCTCATCCATTGAGGCTGGATGTTAGAGCTCATAGTTTGAAAGCTTTCACCAGGGCAGGTTGTAATCTGGTTCTGGGATTCATTGGATTTCCACCTGCTGCATTTTTTGTGTTGAAAGGTTCATTTGAAGGTTTTGAAAGTGTCAACATCAGCGACTTCTGGAATTGGATCGAGTCCCTTTGGGCATGGAACAGTGCCACTTACCTTTATATAGGTATGGTTCACCTGCCTTGCTGGgcattatgcatttggattttGCTTCATCCTTGTTAA